GTTGTATCGAGTAGTTGATTAGGTCAGTGTTAATCTTGGGGAAGAGAAACTTTTGTGTAGAAACCTGAGAAAGATATTTATTAGAAAAAAGAACTCGAAAGTTGAAGATATGCTGGTTGTCCCTGATTGATTGTCTTAAATTATTATTATGGAGTGTACATGTGTTGTGAGTTGCTGAATATCTGCTTATGTGAATCATGCGTGCCACTGCTTATACAGGTGAAGATGATCATGGCGACGAACCGGCCTGATGTCTTGGACCCTGCGCTCCTTCGTCCTGGACGCCTAGACCGGAAGATAGAGATTCCGCTGCCGAATGAGCAATCCAGGACCGAGGTCCTGAAAATCCACGCTGCTGGTATCGCCAAGCATGGTGAAATTGATTATGAGGCTGTGGTTAAGTTGGCCGAGGTGAGTTACTCTTATAGTTAAGCTAACTACCACCTCATCATGCTGGTGTTTCTGAAGCCTTAACTCGTATGGTTCCAGGGCTTCAATGGCGCCGATCTTCGCAATGTCTGCACTGAGGCTGGCATGGCCGCCATTCGAGCAGAGCGGGACTATGTCATCCACGAAGACTTCATGAAGGTGGGGTGTCGATTGCTATTCCTTTCTACCTGTTCATCCTAATACAATTGAGTCAGGTACTCACTACAATGTCTGGCAAAATGGTTGCAGGCGGTGCGGAAGTTGAATGACGCCAAGAAGCTCGAGTCCAGCGCACACTACAGCGCCGACTTTGGCAAGGACTAAGATGAGAGTAGGAGACTGTCAGGCGAAACGAAACACTGTCTGTTTTCTTGTACCATGGCGGAGTTTGTCACCCCCGGACCCGACGATATAGAACATCATGTGTTTCTACCTTTTATATGTTGTGGGACGACTGCCTTTGCCGCGCAAGTTGGATGTAATCAAAAGTTGAGACAGGTCTTGAACTGACTGGTTTCTTAGATTTACAAACTTGTTTCCTTCTCAAGTTACTGTGCCTCGATTGTGGAATCAAAAAAATGTGGCAACACTTGCAATTTCTTCCTGTTACTTTACCTGAGAATGCGAAAAGGAACCTCGTCCTGTTACTCTACCTGAGAATCAAGGAATGTGCTTAAAGGAAGATTTGCAGCGTGTGCTTCTGCCTGCGCTTCTCTCTGCCCGTGGGAGGGAATCAAGAAATGTGCAGTGGTACTTGGCTCCGTAGGGGACGCATTCCGTTTCCTGCTGAAAACGACCTGGTTCACGTGGAATTTCACATGCCCGTGGTGAAACAGAGTACTCACCTATTCTTctgaattactccctccgtccggaaaaagtTGTCACCAGCATAGTTCAATTGTAATTTTGCAGAAAAATCCTTTTTTATTTTAAATCTCGTGCTAATCGGTCCTTCCCAGCCTCCGCCTCCCCTTGTTGCCCACGGGCACCGCGTGCCCCAGCCGCCGTAGGATCAGCCAGGACGAAGTCCCACTTGCGCCGCCGCCCACCTGTCCCGCAGCTGCCATCTTGCGCCGCCCCTGCTTAGCTGCGCTGCGGAGGCGAGCTTCGCCGCCGCCCAGCTGCTCCTCCGCAGCGACACCTCGACAGGCGGCGATTCCACGGCTCACAGTCGGCTCTACTCGTTGTCCTTCTCGCATCCCCGGCCGCAACCCCGGCTCGCCAAGGCCAGCCACTCTGCTGCAGGAGTTGGGCAAGACCCCCGGCCGCCGTTGCTCCACCGCCGTGCACCGAGGTGACCAGTGCATCCACCGCAGGGCCCAGCGCCGCCGCCCACCTGCTATGCCGCCCACCTGCTCCTCCTCGCtgatttcttcttcttcgtccAGGCGACCCAGCTCCTCCTCGCCGCCTCTGCTGCTGCTGAAAGGTAGCCAGCGCCCTGAAATCAGTTTCAAATTGATGTTAATTTGTTGTGTAGATCAAATTGATGTCAAATTGAGGTGAATTAGAGTAGCAGCGGATCATCCAGTCTGTAATTTGATGAGCGTGTGCTACACACACACAATATTCAGTCTGCACAAAATTGTACAGTAAACTGAATTAGTGAATAAGCAGTGTTACTCATAGGCTTAGACTGAAGGACTTGCAGAATTCAACAGCAAACAGAGTACCAAATTAATTACTCAAAATGGATCAAATATAGAGTTGCTTCCATGTGTTTTGTTTATAAAATGTTAGCAAACAATATAAGTTTTCCACTGATAGAAGCATGTGAAAATTCAGTTAGATAACCACTGATAGAAGCATGTGAAAATTCAATTAGATAACCACTGATAGGAATAGATATTGATGCTTTGCTGAAGAAATCATGGCACActagagaaaaaagaagaagaaaaaagaaatcatgccTTGCCGAAGAAAAAAGAAATCCTGGAAACACTTAACTACTTTTAGACACTTTCAGTTAACTGTTTTGAATTGTTCATGTGACAGTATTGTCATGGTGAGCTACAGATTATGCACTAAGGAATTTGTTCTCCAGGTAGAGATGAGTGTAAAATACGAACAAGGGAAGTCAATTTCAAACTGATAGACTGCAGAAAACTGCCACAATCTCTTAACTAAGAGTTGATAAAAGCATGTCCCTAAAACTTATTCAGTCAGTTAGATCCCCTGTAAAGTTAACTGAATTATTCATTCAGTTAGATCTGAACAAAGCATCTGAAGTAACCTGCCTACTAACCCCTCTCTTCTTCAGTAAGATCTGAACAAGACTATATCCACATACTGTTAAAGCTTCAAATTCAGAGCACTACATCATCCAGTTTGCACTACACGCAGCTCTAAATTAAGACTAAATCAAATTTGACACAAATGCAGTACTACCTCTTTGTAGGCTTGGAAGGCACAGACAGACAGCACTAGCATTTTTGTCAAAAATTCTACTCCCTCATAAATCAATGCTGACTAAATTTTTTAAGTGCTCTCCCTAAAAATCACTAAAGTAGGAAATCTTTAACATAATGTACCCTGCAGCTTTGTTCAATTGGTACAGTCAAATTCAGTTAAGTGTTTGCTTGCTTTAGTTTGACAGAAATGATGTCCTTGTAAACTTGCTGCAAGGTCAACATGTGCTGTTATAAATTGAGATATACTCTAGCTGCAGTACTCTTAGTGACCAAAATTGCAAGCATGTCAAGTCAGAGAAGCATGTCAGCTAACTTCAGACTTAACAATAAAGATGAAAATTTCAGACTTGGCAGTACAAATTCAGACTTGGCATGAGATAGATGAGCACGAGGAGGACCTGAAGGAGGAGGAGCCTGGGATGTTGAGGAGGATCCGCCTTCGTTGGGGTCGACTTCCGCAGCCGCCGTCGTCGTCTTCCCCATGCCGTCGTCGCCGGTGATGTTGAGGAGGgcctggaggaggaagaggagctggTGGATTAGGAGCTCGAGGACGAGAGCGCCCGCCCCATGCCGTCGCCATGCTCCAGATCGAGCGCCAACTTGTCGTCATCCTCCAGATCGAGCGGCGCCTCGTCGAAGAGAACCTCACCGGAAGAAGGGATTTTTAGGGGAGAGGAGGAGCTACGCAGCGAACTGGAGCGGCGCGGCGgcgtggaggagggagaggaggcgcggggGATCTCAGCGGGGCGAGGGAGCTCAGCGGCGCGGGGGAGCtcaccggcgcggcgcggcgcggcgggaaGGGGAGCAGCGCAACGTCGGGAAGCTGCGGGGAGGGGAGTGACGCAGCGGCAAGACGAGGACTGCGGGTTTGGTCGGACAAAAGTGGagggcttttttgcaaaaatgTCATGGAGACAACtttttccgaacggagggagtatatgtatcTGCGAGATTAATTTTTGGTTTAGATGTGCAAAAGCAAACCATTTCTATCGAAAACATTCCTATAATGAATTCCTTAGGAACCTTTATTATAAATGGAATATACCGAATTGTGATCAATCAAATATTGCTAAGTCCTGgggagtaggattttctacaagtgcttgccacagaactagttaagggtttcaacggtgcaaaagttctcaaaaattctgaaaaaaatactgaaccaacacacctataatataacatgatccaacggagggattaaAAAATACAACTGTATGTGTCCTGGATAAAAAAAACAAATAGTTCAGTATATATTTATGTCGCACTGAGCTGAAATGCTTATTATTTTTGTCGAGGACACATAGATGCATATTTTGAcaatccctccgttggatcatcttattacattagagagatactcccatatttatttcatattttttgctAACTTTTGAACCGTTAGAAGTTTAGGGAaacttaactagttctgtggcaagctatggtagacacagttttacctaatactaatactattcatcacccaggatgcagaataagtAATTCTTCAATTACCTTATGATAGCTTTATAAATAAATTATGTTTGGAATACAAATGGTTACATTCATATTAATTCGCTACATAAAttttggtataagaaaataaaaaaataggttataagaccaacaatatcgcattttatgtatgttttataTTATggttttacataacataaaatattttttatgacgagtgtatattttcttacgttctctttttacgtatgaaataagacaaaatttacgaaactTAAAAATACGATGCACTGACGTTAAAATAGAAAGGGGGTGAAAAATAACTATTCCTGACTCAGGATGacgaataactattcctcacccagggtgacgaatattAGGCTGCTTTGTCCATTCTCCGCTCCTCTATTTGAGGCAAGCCTTGCTTTTTTACCCCATGCTAAATTGATCGTTTGTTCTATTTTTACACGGACGAAAAGGAAACCTTGAAGCCACGTGTTGGGCCGAAACGCCGCTCCTTCCTTCCCCAGCGTCCTCTCCGATCCGACGGCCAGCACCAATCTCAAAGCGCACGTGAGTGCCCAAAACCAAAATTAGCGAGCACCCGGGCGGACGCGGGGAAACCACCCCCCACCCCTCCCACCGTTTCGGCGCAAGGAAGGAACCAAACAGACATGGCGACCCAAGAACTCTGATCCCTTTCCTCCCTCGAAATTGTCAGCTCAAAAGATTTGGaaagatcgatcgatcgatcgatcgatcgtgCATGTCTGCTCgcattttgatttgatttgatggtCGCCGCCGCGATCCGCGCATGACGAAGCTCAAGAGCCTAACGTCGTCGGTGGGGAAGGCGGAGTGCGCGGGGAGCGCTCGGCAGATTGCCGGGTCGTCGATGAAGCTGCTGGTGCGCGTCGTCGAGGCGCGGGGCCTGCTGCCGGTGCACCTCAACGGCTCCAGCGACCCCTTCGTCAAGCTGCAGCTCGGCAAGCGCCGCGCCAAGACGGCCGTCGTCAAGAAGAGCCTCACCCCCGTCTGGGACGAGGAGTTCAGCTTCCTCGTCGGCGACGTCACCGAGGAGCTCTCCGTATCCGTGCTCAACGAGGACAAGTACTTCACCAACGACCTCCTCGGCAAGGTCAAGGTGCCGCTCTCCATGGTCATGGAGGCCCCGGACCTCTCCCTCGGCACCGCCTGGTACCAGCTCCAGcccaagagcaagaagtccaagaaGAAAGAACGCGGTATGCTATTATTATTGCCTTGCCCATCACCGCATTCATCTCCTCCacgtttccccctctcctctcttatGGTTTCGTTTTGAATTTGTGTAAGCACTAAGCAATTGTGACATGCACGCACAGGTATATAAGATGTCTTAGATATCATATTCTAAGATATGTTGTAATCTTGGCACCATTTAATTTGAATTTCTTCCATGTGCAGGGGAAATTTGCCTGCGCATATCCTTGTCTACGCGCGCGCACGTGTCCGAAGAATCACACCAGCTACCACAACCCACTTCGGATGGCATGGCGTCCAGTTCAGACAGGTCAATTGGGAACAAAGATGGAGCTTTGTCAACCAGCAATAGCTACATTGACATGTCAGCCCTTTCCAGTTTGGACCGATCATCGCAGGGAAGTACGGAACGATTGGGGGATGGTGCTGTAGACCAACCGCCCCAGACCAGCATTGACCAAGCAGTCACTGAACCTGGAACCGCTGTTTGTAATGATGCGATGGCGAATACATCGTCGGTGGTAGAGGTCTTGTCTCGCTATTTCTTTGGGAAACCTGCTGATACTAATCTGCCTTCCATCGTTGCCTCTGACGCCGagtcggtggtggagcagtccgaaGAGCCAAAAGTTTGCTCTGTAGACCGTGAAAGTCCCGAGAATGGCACGCCATCCGAGTCAAACCTTGATGAGCTACTGAAAATCATGGAGTCCAAAGATCAAGGCTGTGAAATGCCAGCAAAATTGTCTAACGGCGTTCTAGTTGACGAATCTTATGTTATCGCACCAGCTGGACTGAATTCCCTCTTGTTTACTCCAAATTCAGATTTCTGGCCAGCAGTAGCAGAGCTTCAAGGAACAAGTGGATTTCAGATTGAACCATGGAAGATCGATAGCAACGATGGTTGTTTGCGAAGAACATTAAGTTACATAAAGGCCGCTAGTAAGCTGGTTAAAGCTTGCAAAGCCACAGAAGAGCAGAAATACTTAAAAGCAGCTGGGAATTCTTTCGCTGTTTTGTCTATTGTTAGCACTCCTGATGTTCCTTATGGCAGTTGTTTCAAGATAGAGATATTGTACTGTATAACGCCAGGTCCCCAGTTATCATCTGAAGAGCAAACAGCACATCTTACTGTAAGTTGGCGGATCAACTTTCTTCAGAGCACAATGATGAAAGGAATGATTGAGAGTGGTgcaaaacaaggcatgtcagaaggttttgcACAATTTTCTGAAGTACTGTCCCAAAGGTTTAAAGTAGCTGAGCTTGATGATGCCAATTCAAACAAAGCAAAGATTTTAGCCTCACTACAAGCACATAAAGAACCAAGCTGGAGGTTGATTGTCCGCTTCCTTGGGAACTTCACATTCATATTCTCTGTTATCATAGGGATATATGTTATAGTTCACCTTCATTTATCAAGGCCCAAAGTGATGAATGGGCTTGAATATTTTGGCATTGACCTTCCAGATTCAATTGGAGAGGTTGTGGTTTGTGCTGTCTTGATCCTTCAGGGACAGACCATCCTGAAAGTAATAAAGCGCTTCTTGAATGCATGGAGACAAAGAGGTGGATATCTTAGGCCCTATGTTATTATCTACTTCAAAACTGTTGCACATGAATCTGTATATTCTTGATTAGTTTTATGTTCTCTTTCTGTTGTACTCCCTGCGCCtggaattacttgtcgctcaaacggatgtatctagcactaaaatatgtctagatacatccatttgagcgacaagtaattccggacggaggaagttTCTAGTAAGTAATATGTGCATTGCACGTGAGAGCTTAGATAATCAAAGTACGACCAAAGATCGACATACTGAATTGTAATAGTCAAATGAAAATTTGAGGCACATGCATCAAGTATAAGATGCATATTTAATTCTCTTAGTCCATTCCATAAAAAATAAATCAAATTATAGCTACAAAATACTTGAAAACTGCATCGTATATGCTACACAAAACTCGGGTAAAATATATCGAGCACATTTTGTCTAGGCAGTCTCTTTTAATTACTTCGTATTGAATTTTCAATAGAAAATAACATGAATACCTAATGCTGCATCACAAAGATAAATGTGGTTTATGATGTAAGGCCGTAGCCTTGAACACAATGATTTTTTttcacaaaagtagaaatcaatgACAGTTCTGTTAGAAAAGAAGAACTTAGGAGTGTTTAATTATAGAAGAGTCTAGAATAAAATAGAAGTGTGTTTCGTGATTTGTGCATAATATCCATTGGGCTTTAGTATAACCGTAGAATCTTCTAGATAGTATATGTGGCAGAATCCGGTGTAGTAAAGAGAAATCCGACGGCCAcaagtgctcggatttgccatctctctCACGTCAGATTGACTTTATCCAACGGACGATATTCAAAGCTATTCATACACTATATAATGGAATAGAAATagatggtatagatatagatatgctCTAAGAGTGAAAGTGTTATTCTAAAAGGAGATGAGGTGAATTGTCTTCTACTGCAACCAATGGACATTTCGCTCTACACATATGTTCTGGTATTGTAGTGCTACTTGATTTGCTTTAAATTTCGGTAACAGTTGAGCAATATTCGTCTTTTTCTTCTTCCTGTATTAGGTAGTGATCATGGAGTCAAAGCTCATGGAGATGGCTGGTTACTGACTGTTGCACTTATTGAGGGTACTGGTATACTATCTGCTGGTTCATCTAAACCATTTGACCTATATGCTGTTTTTACCTGCAACACGAAGAGGAAAACAAGCTCAATTAAATTCCACGCATCTGATCCAAAATGGAACGGTTAGTTTCTTTCCCCTTCATGTTGCTTTGTTCTCAGCTGGGAAGAGCAGCCGATCCTTTGTGCTACACAGTATTGCATGAACTGACGGTACTGACCTTCGCATATGCATAGTGTAGCTGACCCATTGATGCTTGAATTTCTAGAGATATTTGAATTTGATGCAATGGATGATCCACCATCAAGGATGGATGTAGCTATTCATGATTCGAATCAATTAGATGAAGCTCCCATTGGTCACGCCGAAgtgaacttcctgaagagcaattTGTCAGATTTAATGGACATATGGGTTCCTCTTGATGGGAAGTGTGATCCAGCAAGCAACCCTAAGCTACATTTGAGAATATTTTTGAACAACTCGAGAGGAACTGAAGTTGTTCTGAATTACCTGGCAAAGATGGGGAATGAAGTCGGTAAGAAGGTAAGGACCTAACTTTTTGTCTGATTTGTTTTTCATCATCTCTTCTATTTCTGAAATTACATATGATATAATGTGTAGATAAATTTGCGGTCAGCACAAACAAATTTAGCATTCCGAAAGCTCTTTAACCTCCCTCCTGAAGAATTCCTCATCGATGATTTCACCTGTCATCTAAAACGGAAGATGCCACTTCAGGTATTTACTTTTCTGATTGTTTACTTATGTGTCAAAGATGCTACTATTATTTTAATTGTACCAAGTAGACCTGTACATGTATGTACCATACTACCAAGGAGAATCGTTTTGCATTCGTTTGTGACTCACTTGACAGTTGCCAATATTTTGTACTTTCTCCATTTTGTTCTGTCAATATTTACAGAGAACTGACTCTTTTACAGGGacgcgtatttttttctccaagaaTAATTGGATTCTACTCTAATATATTTGGTCACAAGACCAAGTTTTTCTTTCTGTGGGAAGACGTTGATGATATCCAGGTTATCCCTCCTACACTGTCAATTGGCAGCCCATCCTTGATGGTTATCCTTAGAAAGGATAGAGGGTCAGAAGCAAAACATGGTGCCAAGGCAACAGATCATCATGGAAGACTCAAGTTCCATTTTCAGTCCTTTGTTTCGTTCAATGATGCTCACAGGTACCTTTCATTTGTTTGTTTTTGAGGTCCAGTGAGACATCTAGGCCAAGCATATATTTTATTCTTCAGAACTTCAGATCAAAATTTCTAAATAAAATAAGATAACTCTAGATCTTATTTTGTGAAGTTCAAGGATAACATGTTCATGGGTACGCTGGCCtaatgtggctttggtttgcagaTTACAAGCCCAAAGCCGGCTTGACCTGCAGTGACGAAAGGTCGAAAACTATAAATGGACACATTTCAGCATAATTCCCATTATAAGATAGGACAACTTTAACATTTTAGTCTTTTGGGGGATTTGAACCCAATATTAAGCGTCGAGCGACTAGTCGCGTTGACAAGTGTACCAGTCGTAACCTGGGTGTTAACTGGGCACCTCGACTCTATTGGTTGGCACAGCCGAGCGACTGGTTAACTAGTAGCTGACTAATCTTGACTAGTCTAGTCCCTTGAGCCAAGCAAGTCAAAATTGGCCCACTGTTTCCAAAAAAAAAGGAATCTGCCCAAGGCTGGCCCACTGTATTCAGGTTCTTCTATACGCTCACAACCTCACGGTATACAAATAAGAAAATGTAGTAACAATAGGTTTCTATTTTCTACTGATTATGGTTCTGCAGATAGTTGATCGGATCTTGCTATCCCATCCTGTACTAAGCTATTCTGCTAGTTTGCATATGAATGTATCACACCAAGAAATCTTTATCTGACAGAATAATCATGGGGATTTGGAAAATGCGATCACCGGGTCAAGAACAGAAAGGAGAGGTAATTGAGGAGTCTGAACCAAAAGAACTCCAGGCGGAAGAATGTGGATCCTTATTTACCCATGAGGATGTCAAAATGTCTGAAATATTCTCATCAGTTCTTTCTGTGGACGTGAGTGCCACTTTTATTTTGCGTGAGCTTGTCACAATTCATTTTCACACTAAAATTTGTTTTGGGATTCCTTACATATATCTAAATTTTCAGGTTGAGTCCTTGATGGAGATGTTTTCAGGAGGTCAGTTGGAACACAAAGTGATGCAAAAGACTGGCTGTCTGGACTACTCATCAACAGAATGGGAACTTGTAAGCAGAAATATATTCAAGCGGCAAATCAGCTACAAGTTTGACAAAGCATTGTCTCGATATGGAGGAGAAGCAAGCACCACTCAGCAGAAGTATGCCCTAGTGAACCAAGATGGCTGGGCCATTGAAGAGGTGATGACCCTCCAAGGTGTTCTACTTGGGGACTACTTTAATGTAAGACTCCCCCTTCCCACATTTATTCTTAAATGGTTTGTACTATGCTAACCATTATCAAGAGTTTGTGACCATTCTGAATAGTTGTAACCTTAGCTCTGAGCTAAAACATAAGAACTGAAGTGGTATTACTGTATGCTTGTTCTGTCAATCCTTTTGCTGAACTGGTAGATAGAATACTGTTGATCACAATGGTTCTTAACTTGCAGCTCCAGCTAAAGTATCATATGGCGAACATACCGTCAAAACCAAACACCTGCAGCGTGCAGGTTTTATTGGGGATTGCCTGGTTGA
The sequence above is drawn from the Triticum aestivum cultivar Chinese Spring chromosome 7A, IWGSC CS RefSeq v2.1, whole genome shotgun sequence genome and encodes:
- the LOC123148216 gene encoding C2 and GRAM domain-containing protein At1g03370 isoform X2; protein product: MTKLKSLTSSVGKAECAGSARQIAGSSMKLLVRVVEARGLLPVHLNGSSDPFVKLQLGKRRAKTAVVKKSLTPVWDEEFSFLVGDVTEELSVSVLNEDKYFTNDLLGKVKVPLSMVMEAPDLSLGTAWYQLQPKSKKSKKKERGEICLRISLSTRAHVSEESHQLPQPTSDGMASSSDRSIGNKDGALSTSNSYIDMSALSSLDRSSQGSTERLGDGAVDQPPQTSIDQAVTEPGTAVCNDAMANTSSVVEVLSRYFFGKPADTNLPSIVASDAESVVEQSEEPKVCSVDRESPENGTPSESNLDELLKIMESKDQGCEMPAKLSNGVLVDESYVIAPAGLNSLLFTPNSDFWPAVAELQGTSGFQIEPWKIDSNDGCLRRTLSYIKAASKLVKACKATEEQKYLKAAGNSFAVLSIVSTPDVPYGSCFKIEILYCITPGPQLSSEEQTAHLTVSWRINFLQSTMMKGMIESGAKQGMSEGFAQFSEVLSQRFKVAELDDANSNKAKILASLQAHKEPSWRLIVRFLGNFTFIFSVIIGIYVIVHLHLSRPKVMNGLEYFGIDLPDSIGEVVVCAVLILQGQTILKVIKRFLNAWRQRGSDHGVKAHGDGWLLTVALIEGTGILSAGSSKPFDLYAVFTCNTKRKTSSIKFHASDPKWNEIFEFDAMDDPPSRMDVAIHDSNQLDEAPIGHAEVNFLKSNLSDLMDIWVPLDGKCDPASNPKLHLRIFLNNSRGTEVVLNYLAKMGNEVGKKINLRSAQTNLAFRKLFNLPPEEFLIDDFTCHLKRKMPLQGRVFFSPRIIGFYSNIFGHKTKFFFLWEDVDDIQVIPPTLSIGSPSLMVILRKDRGSEAKHGAKATDHHGRLKFHFQSFVSFNDAHRIIMGIWKMRSPGQEQKGEVIEESEPKELQAEECGSLFTHEDVKMSEIFSSVLSVDVESLMEMFSGGQLEHKVMQKTGCLDYSSTEWELVSRNIFKRQISYKFDKALSRYGGEASTTQQKYALVNQDGWAIEEVMTLQGVLLGDYFNLQLKYHMANIPSKPNTCSVQVLLGIAWLKSTKQQKKITKNIMSNTSNRLKELFSLVEKDLTSRNGGS
- the LOC123148214 gene encoding uncharacterized protein, with protein sequence MGKTTTAAAEVDPNEGGSSSTSQAPPPSGRWLPFSSSRGGEEELGRLDEEEEISEEEQVGGIAGGRRRWALRWMHWSPRCTAVEQRRPGVLPNSCSRVAGLGEPGLRPGMREGQRVEPTVSRGIAACRGVAAEEQLGGGEARLRSAAKQGRRKMAAAGQVGGGASGTSSWLILRRLGHAVPVGNKGRRRLGRTD
- the LOC123148216 gene encoding C2 and GRAM domain-containing protein At1g03370 isoform X1 — protein: MTKLKSLTSSVGKAECAGSARQIAGSSMKLLVRVVEARGLLPVHLNGSSDPFVKLQLGKRRAKTAVVKKSLTPVWDEEFSFLVGDVTEELSVSVLNEDKYFTNDLLGKVKVPLSMVMEAPDLSLGTAWYQLQPKSKKSKKKERGEICLRISLSTRAHVSEESHQLPQPTSDGMASSSDRSIGNKDGALSTSNSYIDMSALSSLDRSSQGSTERLGDGAVDQPPQTSIDQAVTEPGTAVCNDAMANTSSVVEVLSRYFFGKPADTNLPSIVASDAESVVEQSEEPKVCSVDRESPENGTPSESNLDELLKIMESKDQGCEMPAKLSNGVLVDESYVIAPAGLNSLLFTPNSDFWPAVAELQGTSGFQIEPWKIDSNDGCLRRTLSYIKAASKLVKACKATEEQKYLKAAGNSFAVLSIVSTPDVPYGSCFKIEILYCITPGPQLSSEEQTAHLTVSWRINFLQSTMMKGMIESGAKQGMSEGFAQFSEVLSQRFKVAELDDANSNKAKILASLQAHKEPSWRLIVRFLGNFTFIFSVIIGIYVIVHLHLSRPKVMNGLEYFGIDLPDSIGEVVVCAVLILQGQTILKVIKRFLNAWRQRGSDHGVKAHGDGWLLTVALIEGTGILSAGSSKPFDLYAVFTCNTKRKTSSIKFHASDPKWNEIFEFDAMDDPPSRMDVAIHDSNQLDEAPIGHAEVNFLKSNLSDLMDIWVPLDGKCDPASNPKLHLRIFLNNSRGTEVVLNYLAKMGNEVGKKINLRSAQTNLAFRKLFNLPPEEFLIDDFTCHLKRKMPLQGRVFFSPRIIGFYSNIFGHKTKFFFLWEDVDDIQVIPPTLSIGSPSLMVILRKDRGSEAKHGAKATDHHGRLKFHFQSFVSFNDAHRIIMGIWKMRSPGQEQKGEVIEESEPKELQAEECGSLFTHEDVKMSEIFSSVLSVDVESLMEMFSGGQLEHKVMQKTGCLDYSSTEWELVSRNIFKRQISYKFDKALSRYGGEASTTQQKYALVNQDGWAIEEVMTLQGVLLGDYFNLQLKYHMANIPSKPNTCSVQVLLGIAWLKSTKQQKKITKNIMSNTSNRLKELFSLVEKDLTSRNGTLFNAAIDP